The following proteins come from a genomic window of Platichthys flesus chromosome 1, fPlaFle2.1, whole genome shotgun sequence:
- the psmd13 gene encoding 26S proteasome non-ATPase regulatory subunit 13, giving the protein MKDVSGFLKQQQSRSSTPELAAEWHRLEELHNKRLWHQLTLKLTDFVKDPCFMSGEGLVPLYENFISDFEHRINPLSLVEIILYVTRQITDPKEAITFLEKTKEKVKSNDEATILCKTSIGKLSLEINDLPATKKIIEEVEEKLNNLPGVTSVHGRFYDLSSKYYRIIGNHASYYKDALRYLGCVDIKDLPETEKQERAFTLGLAGLLGEGVYNFGELLMHPVLQSLRNTDKQWLIDTLYAFNGGNVEKFQGFKSAWGQQPDLAAHEAKLMQKIQLLCVMEMTFTRPANHRQLTFTEIAQSAKIPVNEVELLVMKALSVGLIKGNIDEVDQKVQMTWVQPRVLDLQQVKGMKERLDFWCGDVKNMAMLVEQQAHDILT; this is encoded by the exons ATGAAGGATGTCAGCGGGTTcctcaagcagcagcagagccgcAGCTCCACCCCGGAGCTGGCGGCGGAGTGGCACCGCCTGGAGGAGCTCCACAACAAGCG ACTGTGGCACCAGCTGACCCTGAAGCTGACGGACTTCGTGAAGGATCCCTGCTTCATGTCCGGAGAAGGCCTGGTTCCG CTTTATGAAAATTTCATCAGTGACTTCGAACACAG GATCAACCCTCTGTCCCTGGTGGAGATCATTCTGTATGTCACCAGACAGATCACAG aTCCTAAAGAGGCCATCACTTTTCTGGAGAAGACCAAGGAAAAG GTGAAAAGCAACGACGAAGCCACTATTCTCTGCAAGACGTCCATCGGCAAACTGTCCCTGGAGATCAACGATCTTCCTGCCACAAAG AAAATCATTGAAGAGGTCGAGGAGAAGTTGAATAACTTGCCCGGGGTGACGTCCGTCCACGGCCGGTTTTACGACCTCTCCAGCAAATATTACCGCATCATTGGGAACCACGCGTCCTACTACAAGGACGCCCTGCGCTACCTCGGCTGTGTGGACATTAAAGACCTTCCAG AAACGGAGAAGCAGGAGAGGGCGTTCACGCTCGGACTGGCAGGCCTCCTGGGAGAAGGAGTTTATAACTTTGGCGAGCTG ctgatgCATCCCGTGCTGCAGTCTCTGAGGAACACTGACAAGCAGTGGCTCATCGACACTCTGTATGCCTTCAATGGAGGCAACGTGGAGAAGTTCCAGGGCTTCAAATCTGCCTGGGGCCAACAG CCCGACCTCGCAGCACATGAAGCCAAACTGATGCAGAAGatccagctgctctgtgtcatggag ATGACCTTCACTCGTCCTGCAAACCACAGACAGCTGACCTTCACAGAGATCGCTCAGAGCGCCAAGATCCCCGTGAATGAG gtggagctgctggtgatGAAGGCTCTGTCTGTGGGGCTGATTAAAGGGAACATCGACGAGGTGGACCAGAAGGTGCAGATGACCTGGGTGCAGCCCCGAGTCCTGGACCTGCAGCAG GTGAAAGGGATGAAGGAGCGGTTGGACTTCTGGTGCGGGGACGTGAAGAACATGGCCAtgctggtggagcagcaggccCACGACATCCTCACCTGA